The following coding sequences are from one Vicia villosa cultivar HV-30 ecotype Madison, WI unplaced genomic scaffold, Vvil1.0 ctg.000412F_1_1_3, whole genome shotgun sequence window:
- the LOC131627905 gene encoding uncharacterized protein LOC131627905, giving the protein MVDRVYKLQTKLLQKSQEVSIEDDNSTANSCLSGKRKSQVEITPKDMFKRGITRSEEFQKMFESPIKHGIGFKPPTYHEIIVKRRRTILNFLVNSPKGTVFLKSIDACDITKTTGKIFKMIDDIVEEVGEENVVQVITDNAANYKAAGELLMEKRTKLYWTPCASQCIDLMLEDFENKIPLHKDTIVKGKKIITYIYARTSLISLLHKFTNNTDLIRPAMTRFATFYLTLGCLNDHRGELINMFNSKEWKTSKIAKSKDGIIVEEIVLDKLFWKNVLNCMRSAFPLIRMLRMVDSDEKSTMGFIYEEMDRAKEKIRLSFNGIAKSYNPLWKIIDQRWDKQLHRSLHAAGLYLNPILRYAPGFTIDNEVTNGLIDLQLEDFKGKAGSFGSDFATFALQTKIPTQWWDSYRGGHPELQWFDFRVLSLTCNSSRCERNLSTFERVHTKKRNHLKQNTMNKVVFVMTNSKLGKKKNKRKSANYEVDEIDYENEGEKWIANVEDNEDDEDITLDAGEDASGVIGDDLDVPSIVEDGVIEVEENEDENEEEDLYDYHDIRMHNILDD; this is encoded by the exons ATGGTGGATAGGGTTTACAAATTACAAACAAAGTTGCTGCAAAAGTCACAAGAAGTTAGCATTGAAGATGATAATTCTACTGCCAATAGTTGTTTAAGTGGAAAAAGGAAAAGTCAGGTGGAGATAACACCTAAGGATATGTTTAAAAGAGGAATCACCA GGTCTGAAGAGTTTCAAAAAATGTTTGAATCTCCTATAAAACATGGTATAGGATTTAAGCCACCAACCTATCATGAAATTATAGTGAA GAGGAGAAGGACTATACTGAATTTTTTGGTGAATAGTCCTAAAGGAACTGTTTTTTTGAAGTCTATTGATGCATGTGATATAACTAAGACAACTGGTAAGATTTTTAAGATGATAGATGATATTGTTGAAGAGGTTGGGGAAGAAAACGTTGTCCAAGTTATTACCGACAATGCTGCCAATTATAAAGCAGCAGGGGAATTGTTGATGGAAAAGAGAACAAAGTTGTATTGGACACCTTGTGCTTCCCAATGCATTGACTTGATGTTGGAAGATTTTGAGAATAAAATACCTCTCCATAAAGATACAATTGTTAAGGGTAAAAAGATCATAACTTATATTTATGCAAGAACAAGTCTTATTTCTTTGTTGCATAAGTTTACTAACAATACTGATTTGATTCGACCTGCAATGACTCGTTTTGCCACTTTTTATTTGACATTGGGATGTTTGAATGACCATCGAGGTGAACTAATTAATATGTTCAATTCGAAAGAATGGAAGACTAGCAAAATTGCAAAGAGTAAAGATGGAATCATTGTGGAAGAGATTGTGTTGGATAAGTTGTTTTGGAAGAATGTTTTGAATTGTATGAGGAGCGCTTTCCCACTTATTAGAATGTTGCGTATGGTGGACTCCGATGAGAAGTCGACCATGGGATTTATTTATGAAGAAATGGATCGGGCGAAAGAGAAGATTCGGTTAAGCTTTAATGGGATTGCTAAGAG CTACAATCCCCTTTGGAAGATAATTGATCAAAGGTGGGATAAGCAACTTCACAGGTCATTACATGCTGCAGGCCTTTATTTGAACCCCATCTTGCGTTATGCTCCGGGATTCACTATTGATAATGAAGTTACAAATG GCTTGATTGATCTTCAACTTGAGGATTTCAAAGGAAAAGCTGGATCTTTTGGTAGTGATTTTGCTACATTTGCACTTCAAACTAAAATACCAACACAATGGTGGGATTCTTATAGAGGCGGTCATCCTGAATTGCAGTGGTTTGATTTCAGAGTTCTTAGTTTGACATGTAACTCATCTAGATGTGAAAGGAACTTGAGTACTTTTGAAAGG GTTCATACTAAGAAGAGGAATCACTTAAAGCAAAACACGATGAATAAGGTAGTTTTTGTGATGACTAACTCAAAATTGGggaaaaagaagaacaagagaaagAGTGCTAACTATGAGGTTGATGAAATTGATTATGAAAATGAAGGGGAAAAGTGGATCGCGAATGTGGAGgataatgaagatgatgaagatattaCACTTGATGCTGGAGAAGATGCTAGTGGTGTTATTGGTGATGATTTAGATGTTCCTTCCATTGTTGAAGATGGTGTCATTGAAGTGGAAGAGAATGAGGATGAGAATGAGGAGGAAGATTTATATGACTATCATGATATAAGAATGCATAATATCTTAGATGATTAG